TTGCTGGCGGAGGTGTCGCAGTAGTCGGACGTGCCCGCGGCGGCGGCACACTGCGCATCCGCCGTGCAGCCGCACAGGTTGGTGCCCGTGTTGCAGGCAGGACGCGCATCGGAGCAGCTCGAGTTGTCGATGCACTCCACGCAGCTCGACACGGGAGGAGGCGGCTTGCAGATGGGGGTGGAGGGGTTGGTGCAGGAGGCATTGTTCTCGCAGCCCTCGCACGCGGTTCCCTGGGCGTTGCATGTCTGCGAGCCCGTGCAGCCCTCGTTGCTGTCCGTCACACAGATCTTGCACGCGCCCACGCCGTTGGCCGCGGCGGCATCGCAGATGGCCGTGGGCGCGGAGCACCCCTCATCGGCCGCGGTGCTGTCCGCGGCGGCCGTATCCAGACAGACCTTGCAGGCGCCCACGCCATTGCCCACCGTGCTGTCGCAGAGGGGCGCGGCGGCCGGGCAGCCCTGATCCTGCGCGCCACCGGCCGCGGAGTTGAGGCAGGTCCGGCAGGCCCCATTGCCACCGTTCGCGGAAGGATCACAGAAGGGCGCCTCCGTGGAGCAGCCCTGATCACGGCCGTCACCCTTGTCGGAGTCGCCGCAAACCTTGCACTGGCCCAGGCCACCGTTGGCGGCCGCGTCACAGGAGGGCACCTCGGCGGTGCAGCCCTGGTCAATGCCGACGAGGGCCGTGTCCCGGCACACCGTGTTGGGGCCGGCATCGCCGGGGCCGGGCTCGCCGCCATCGGGCGTGCCCCCATCTCCCGGGGAATTCACATCGCGAAGCTCACACTTGTTCGCGACACATACATAGACCTGGCCTGCGGGAGGCTCGCCTTTATCGTTGCGACAGTCGTACTGATCGACACATTCGTCGCCGCCACATCCAACGAACACCAGAACGCACACGGCGGCGCAGAGCGCTTGAGTCCAAACGCGCATCAACATGAACTTCCCTCCAGGAGGTTGCGGGTCTCTGCACCCTTACACCGTCTCTGGAAGGGCCGTCCAATCGCGGACAGTGGATCACTGGATTGTCACACGGTGAAACCTGCCAGGGCTGTTTTCATCGAGCTGGGACTTCGGACTTGGCAGGTTTTTCTGAATACAAGTCGATGACTTCCGTGAGGGCATGCTGGCACACGGCACAGAAGGGAACGCGGTCCCGGGTGAACATGACGCAGTCCACCTGGGGCCGGTAGTAACCGCGCGCCTCGTACATGGCGCCCTCGAAGGCGCCCACCTTGCGTGCCTGCTTCTGTGCGCCGAGGAACTTCTCCTCCCAGTCCCGCTGCGCGGTGAAGAGCGCATCCATCTCGGACTCGGGGCGCTTGTCGGAGCGGATCTTCTTGCGGCGCTGCTGGATCTGCTGGGCGTGGGCCTCGTAAGCGGGCTTGTCCCAGGGGGTGGGCACGGGCGTGCTGGGGGACAGGAGCGCCTTCCACTTGAGCTGCGTGGGGTCCTTCAGCGCGGTGACATTCTTCTCCCAGGGCTCGGGGCGGTCCTCGGCGGGCAAGTAGGCGGAGTCGGAGGTGTAGTACTCGTCGGCGAGCCCCGCGAAGTGGTGGCCGAACTCGTGGACGAAGATGTAGGGGGACCAGAGGCTGTCGGCGGCCACGGTGCCATAGAGCCCGAAGATGCCACCGCCGCCGTAGGTGTTGCCGTTGACGAGGATCTCCACGAAGTCATAGGGCGCGAAGGCCGCAGCCTCGCGGAAGGCCTTGTTGTCGAAGGTGAGGATGTAGCGCTCGCTGCCAAAGGCGTCGTAGGTGGCGCTCACGGGGGAGCGGCGGTGGATGCCGGTGGAGGGGCGGGAGATGCCGGACTGGGCGGCAGGGGGCACGAGCCCCCAGACGTTGAAGTCGGCCTTGCGCTCCTTGAAGGGCGAGAAGGTGAAGAGGATGTCCACCATGCGCCGCGCGTCCTTCTCGAACTTGGGGCGCTCCTGCGCGGTGTACCCATCGCCGAGGATGAGCAGGTCCACCTTCTCCGAGGGCGGTCCATTCTCGAGCAGCGGCAGAAGCGCTCCTGGGGACGCGGGGGGAGACGGGTCGACGAACATGTCCTGCGGGTCGACGGGGAGCGACCAGACCTCCCGGAAGGCATTCCGGGCATCGCGCTTCTTCAGGAGCACCTGGATGGGCTGACTGGGGGCGGGGAAGCGGAGGGACTCGTGAAAGGTGCGGTGGACGTCCTTGGCCTCGGCGGTCGTCTCCCACTCGCCGTAGATGGAGGCGAAGCCGCGGGAGTAGAGGAGACGGTTGGTGGCCGAATCCCTCACCTCGAAGAGGTACTTGCCGAGGTTCGTCTCATCGACGGGGCGGGCGGGGTTGCCGGGCCAGTCCAGCGGCTCGACGACGAGCCGGTCGAGGCTGAAGCGTTCCTCGGACGCGTTGCCGGTGTGGAAGTAATCGACACGGAAGGTGCGGGGGGCCGCGGAAGCACTGGTGGCCAGCAGCAGGGCAAGCAGGACGCGCATGGGGGCGCACTCTATGCGTGGAGGCGCCGGTGCGCGATGAACCGGCTTCCTCTGGGCCTTTCGCGCTCAGAACCTGCCCAGAAGGCTCGCCGAGGCGCCCTCCGGAGCCACCGAGACGTCCAGAGCCACAGGAGGGGGCGCGGGGCGGGAGGGGGAGACGAGAAAGAGGACGGCGCCCGTGGAGAGGGCTGCCCCTGAGCCGATGAGAAGTCCTGTCAGGAGGGTGTTCTTGGAGGAGAGCGAATCCCGCAGCGCCAGGGCCTCGGTGTCGCTGGCATCGAGCCGGCCACGGGCGTTGAGACGCTTCTCGAGGGTATCGAGATCCTTCTGGGCCATGAGCCGAAGGATGCCTGCCCCCACGAGGGCGGCCGCGCCCCCGCCGAGCACGGCATAGGAGGCCTTGCGCAGGGTAGGTGTGCTGGACCGGTGCGCGGACTCCGTGAGGGGGCTGTCCTCCGAGAACCGGTTGGGGGCCGAGACATCGAAATCCCCCCGGGAGGCGGTCGAGAGCGGCGCATCCGTGGTGGGCAGGCGGGCCCAGGGGGCCGTGCCTTGAGGGCTCGGCACGACCAGGGGCGGGGGCGCCTTGCCCGTGGTCACGAAGTCGACGAGGGCGGAGAGCGAATCCGGAGAGTCTTCCGGGCCTTGGATCTTGAGACCGCCTTCCCGACGCTTTTGACCCCCTTCGACATTGAGCACGGTGGCCGCGAGCCACTTGGGGCCCCGGTTGCTGGAGCGCTCGAGCCGCACGACGATGACTTCTTCAACGCCGAGCGTGCCGCCGAGCCGGACGGCGTGACTGAGCGTGTGCTCATCGGACTTGCCGGTGGAGGCAAGGCAGGGGAAGGGGCTGTCGGAGACAGAGCCCTCATAGGCGAGGTCCACGAAGATGGGCGTCTCTGGAGACTGAAGGTGGAGCCGGCGAGGGAAGCTCACGGCGGAATCCTTCACGATGGTGAGTTCATAGATGCCGGACAGGAGTTCCAGGGTGAGAGGGGTCTGTCCGGCCTTGCGCCCATCGAGGTAGACATCGGAGGAGGGCACGGTGGACTTCACGGACAGCTTCACCTTCTTGGCGCGAGCGAGTTC
This region of Stigmatella aurantiaca genomic DNA includes:
- a CDS encoding IgA Peptidase M64; its protein translation is MRVLLALLLATSASAAPRTFRVDYFHTGNASEERFSLDRLVVEPLDWPGNPARPVDETNLGKYLFEVRDSATNRLLYSRGFASIYGEWETTAEAKDVHRTFHESLRFPAPSQPIQVLLKKRDARNAFREVWSLPVDPQDMFVDPSPPASPGALLPLLENGPPSEKVDLLILGDGYTAQERPKFEKDARRMVDILFTFSPFKERKADFNVWGLVPPAAQSGISRPSTGIHRRSPVSATYDAFGSERYILTFDNKAFREAAAFAPYDFVEILVNGNTYGGGGIFGLYGTVAADSLWSPYIFVHEFGHHFAGLADEYYTSDSAYLPAEDRPEPWEKNVTALKDPTQLKWKALLSPSTPVPTPWDKPAYEAHAQQIQQRRKKIRSDKRPESEMDALFTAQRDWEEKFLGAQKQARKVGAFEGAMYEARGYYRPQVDCVMFTRDRVPFCAVCQHALTEVIDLYSEKPAKSEVPAR
- a CDS encoding PEGA domain-containing protein, with protein sequence MFNQQGPQVLGLAEFSERLFPPPSQNAEDIQRQLDTAQNQFYEARHSRAEQLIDSALQEISRLPVGAPRWQLYTQAQLLHALNYRATGKLKESDAAFRSVLRLEPQYSLDASLYAPSIRQAFEKVRAELARAKKVKLSVKSTVPSSDVYLDGRKAGQTPLTLELLSGIYELTIVKDSAVSFPRRLHLQSPETPIFVDLAYEGSVSDSPFPCLASTGKSDEHTLSHAVRLGGTLGVEEVIVVRLERSSNRGPKWLAATVLNVEGGQKRREGGLKIQGPEDSPDSLSALVDFVTTGKAPPPLVVPSPQGTAPWARLPTTDAPLSTASRGDFDVSAPNRFSEDSPLTESAHRSSTPTLRKASYAVLGGGAAALVGAGILRLMAQKDLDTLEKRLNARGRLDASDTEALALRDSLSSKNTLLTGLLIGSGAALSTGAVLFLVSPSRPAPPPVALDVSVAPEGASASLLGRF